CTAAACTTCGACGAGGCGATCGCGGGAGCGCGCGATACGCTGGACTTCGAGCCTTCGGCGGATCGCGAGGCGATTTGCGCCCTGTTCCACACCGGCGGGACCACCGGACGGCCGAAGCTGGTTCGGCTGACGCATGGCAACCAGATCCATGCAGCCTGGAGCTTTGCGCAGGTCCACGGACTGGATGAGCTGGATGCAGCCGTGAACGGCTTTCCGCTGTTTCACGTCGGCGGCACGATGACGCTCGGCCTGTCGATCCTCGCAGCCGGCGGCCATGTAATCATTCCCTCGCCCTACAGCCTCCGAAGTCCCGATGCCATCCGCGACTATTGGCACACGGTCGAGCGATTTCGCGCGACCATCGTCAGCGGCGTGCCGACGTCGATTGCCGCGCTTGCGGAAGTGCCGATCGGCTCCTCCGACATCAGCTCGGTTCGCATGGCGCTCACCGGTGGGGCCGTGGCGCCGAAGGCGGTCAGCGAGAGGTTTCAGGCGCGAACCGGGATCACGCTGTTCGAGACCTACGGCATGACGGAGACCGCGGCGGCGATCGCCTTCAATCCGGGCCGCGGAACACCCGTGCAAGGCAGCGTCGGCTTCCGGGCGCCGTTTGCGCAGACGAGAATCGTCGCGCTCGACGATGTCGGCCTGAGGACGGAATGCCCGCCGCTCACCAGCGGTCTCGTGCTCGCCCGAGGACCGCAGGTGTTTCCCGGTTATCTCGATCCCCAGCACAACAAGGGCGTGCTCACCGACGATCACTGGATCGTCACCGGCGATGTCGGCTACCTCACGGCAGATCAGCGCCTGGTGCTGACCGGTCGCGAGAAGGACCTCATCGTCCGCGGCGGTCACAACATCGACCCCGCCGCGATCGAGGACGTCGCCAACGCCTTCCCCGGCGTCCAGATGAGCTCGGCCGTCGGCATGCCCGACGCTTATGCCGGCGAGGTGCCCATTCTCTTCGTGGTACCGTCGCCGGGACAGACCATCGACCTCGCACAGCTGCGCGAGCATCTCGAACGCAATGTCAACGAGCCGCCTGCAAAACCGAAGCGCGTCGTGCTGCTCGAAGCGCTTCCGGTTACCGCGGTCGGCAAGATCTTCAAGCCCACGCTGCGCGACCTCGCAGTCCAGGAGAAGGTCAGGACCGAGATCGACCGCATCTTCGGACCGGACACCATGGCAGACATCGTCGTCGAGAAGGACGCCAGGCTGAACACGCTTGTCCACATCTCGATCGATTCTAACGATCAGGATCGGGTCAAGGCACTCACCGAGAGCTTGACACCGCTCCCGCAGACATATCGCATCACGACCCGATCGTCATAACGGCCCCGCAGAGGTCGACGTCGCAGAAAGGCAAGACTGGGATGAAGCGCATTCGGTTCAATCAGCAGGAAATCGTCTTCGCCGTCTTCGCCCTGCTGTTCCTGGTGTTTTCGATTTTCCTGCGCGGCTTTCTCACGCCGGAAAACATGCTGACGCTGCTGCAGAACGTCTCCGTGCTCGGCATCCTCGGTCTTGCGATGGCCATCGTCGTGATCGGGCGCGGCATCGACATCTCGCTGATCGCGGCGCTCGCGGTCCCGCCGGGGCTGGTCCTGCAAATGGTGCAGAACGGTCACTCGATGCCGGCCTCGCTGCTGACCGCCTTGCTGCTCACGATCGCCTTCGGCCTCGTCAATGGCTGGCTGATCGCCTATGCCGAAGTCCCCTCGCTGTTCGCCACGCTCGCCACCGGCCTCCTCCTCGCCGGCCTCGGGCAGGCCGCCTTGTTCCAGCTCGACGTCGTGCAATGGAGCCCCGGCATGGACGGCTTCGAGAAGCTCGGGCAGGGAACGATCCTCGGCATCCCCACATCGATCGTGATGTTCGCGATCGCATGCATCGTCGTCGCGTTCCTGCTGCGAAGGACGCGCTGGGGTGCCTACATCTACGCGATCGGCGACAACCCTTTCGCTGCGCGCGTCACCGGCATTCCATCGCGCCCGATCATCGTCCTGCAATATGTGATCACTGCACTGATCGGCTGCTTCGCGGGCCTCGTGATGGCGGCATCGGTCAACTCGATGCCGACCCGCATCTTCAACTCGACGCTGATCTACGATGTCATCCTGGTCGTCGTGCTCGGCGGCATCGGCCTCTCAGGCGGCCGCGGCGGCGTGCTGAACGTCGTGATCGGCACGCTCGTGATCGGCACGATGCTCAACGGCATGACCATCATGGATATCTCCTACGCCGGGCAGAACCTCATCAAGGGCGTGGTGCTGCTGCTCGCCGTCATCACGGATTCCTTCCTGAATCCGCGCAACGAAGAAACGGCACAGCAGGGCGACATCTGAACTACCGATTACAACGACAACCACAACGAAGGAGGAAGCAATGAAGCATTTCGGCACCCCGACCAAGGCACTCGTTGCCGCACTGGGTCTTGCGGCCATGACCGCACCGGCTCTCGCCCAGCAGGGCCTCGACGAGCCGTTCCAGAAGCCGTTCAAGGAAGCGCTGGCCGGCAAGACCGTGGCTTACGTTCCCGTCGCCATGAACTTCGACCTCACCGAGGGCTGGTATGCCGGCCTGAAGAAGGAGCTCGAGCCGTTCGGCGTCAAGTTCGTGATCCGCGATGCCAACTGGAACACCAACGCCGGCGCGCAGGCCGTGACGTCGCTGATCTCCGAGAAGCCGGCGGTGATCGTGGTCCATAACCCTGACGTGCAGACCTACGCAAAGCTGCTGCAGCGCGCAGAGAACGAAGGCATCTACGTCATCCAGATCAACATGGGCTCGGCCTATCGTAGCTCCGCCTTCGTCGGCGCCAACTGGGTCGAGATCGGCGAGCGCCAGACCGAAGGCGTGGTGAAGGCCTGCGAGGGCAAGTCGAACAAGATCGCGATCATCCAGGGCGCGCTGTCGGCGGCAGCGAGCGCCTATACGCTCAAGGGCGTCGAGAACGTTCTGGCCAAGCATCCCGAAATCAAGGTGGTGTCGAGCCAGGCCGCCGATTGGGACGCCGCCAAGGCCAAGGCGATCACGCAGACGGTGCTGAAGCAGAATCCCGATCTCTGCGGCATCGTCGGGTTCTGGGACGGCATGGACATCGGCACCGCGGCGGCCGTCAAGGAAGCAGGCCTCACCGGCAAGGTGTTCGTGGCAACTTCGGGCGGCGGCGAGCGCAAGGGCGCCTGCGAGCTGGTCAAGTCCGGCGCGTTCGATCTCAACATGAGCTACGACGTACCGACCCAGGCCGCGCAGATGGCCGGCACGATCAAGTGGCTGCTGTCGTCCGGCGTGAAGCCCGGTTCCGTCAAGGGCTCGGAATACACCACGCTGATTCCGATCACCAAGGAGAACGCCGACAGCCAGATGGCCTGCTGGAACCTCAGCGACCTCAAGAAATAGCTTTGCGCTGACGCTCTCGATCCCCGGGACATTCAGCCCGGGGATCTCGCTCCCGAACATTCTCCACGCCCTGCTGGATGCCGATGCGCGACACACTCACAAGCCTGCGTTACCGCTACTGGCCTGACCATCTCCTCGGCGAAATCCTGTCCAAGCGATGGACCGAGACAGCCATTCCGGTCATTCTTCTTTTGATCGTCGGCCTCGCGCTCAGCCGGTCCATCGACAACTTCCTGTCGCCGGCCAGTCTTGCCGACACCGCGCGCCAGGCCGGAGAGATCGGCTTCATCGCGCTCGGGCTGGCGCTGGTCGTCATCGTCGGCGGCATCGATCTGTCCGTCGGCTCGATCTTCGCGCTGACGGACTTCTGTGCGCTCTATTGCCTGGACGTGCTGGGCTGGCCGGTGCCGGCGGTGGTGGCGGCGACGCTGCTCTGCGGTGCCCTGCTCGGCGCCGTCAACGGCGTGCTGATCGGATACTTGAGGCTGCGCGCTTTCATCACCACGCTGATCACCCTGATCATCTACCGCTCGGCCTATGATCTGCTGATCCAGCGTTACTCCAACGCGATCGCGTCGGCCTTCCCCGACATCCCGTCCTGGGATTTCATCGGTGGCGGCAGCGTGTTCGGCATTCCGACCGTGGCGCTTGTCTACATCGTCATCGCCATCTTCGGTCACATCTTCATGACGCGGCTCCGCCCGGGCTGGCATATCACCGCGATCGGCGGCTCGCGCCGTTCGGCGTACAACTCGGGCATTCCCGTTCGCCGTACGATCGCACTCTGCTACGTCGCCAGCGGCGTGCTAACCAGCATCGGTGCGCTGTTCTTCGCATCCCGCCTCGGCACCGTCGGCGGCGATATCGGCGTCGGGCTCGAAGTGATCGTGCTGACGGCGACCGTGCTCGGCGGCATCACACTCGGCGGCGGCAAGGGCTCGGTCGCCAAATCGGCGGTCGGCGTGCTGATCGTGCTGCTGATCACCAACGGCCTGACCACCATGAACGCGCGCGGCGGCGTCAACCGGATGGCGCTCGCCGGCATCCTGCTCGTCGCTGCCATGGTCGATATCCGCTGGCAGAAGAACCGGACGCGCATCATCAGCAAGGTCTACGTCGCGCCGACCTACCATTCGTTGCCGCCGCCTCCGCCGACCGAGATCGGACAAGGCGGCCCGTTCGAGCAGAACGACAAGCTGCGCAATGTCGAGGCGATCGGCCTCGGCCGCATCGAGGCGCCGGAGGATGTCATCCTCGATCGCCACGACAACCTCTATGCCGGCTCGCGCCATGGCGACATCATGCGCTTCCTGGCGCCCGACTATCAGAAGATGGAGGTCTTCGCCCATATCGGCGGCCAGCCGCTCGGCATGGCCTTCGACCGGCGGGACAATCTCTACGTCTGCATCGGCGGCATGGGGCTCTACCGGATCAAGCCCGACGGCACGGTCGAAAAGGCGACCGACGAGACCAATCGCAGCATGCGCTCGGTCAACGACGACAGCCGCCTCCGGCTCGCCGACGATCTCGACATCACCGACGACGGCCTGATCTTCTTTTCGGAAGCCACCGTGCGTTACGAGATGGACGAGTGGCCGATCGACGGCCTCGAGGCGCGCGGCAACGGCCGTATCATCTCCTACGACACCAAGACCGGCGTGACGCGCACGGAGCTGCGCGGCCTCAAATTCCCGAACGGCATCTGCGTCGCCAGCGACGGCCAGTCGATCCTGTTCGCCGAAACCTTCGGCTGCTCGATCAAGCGCTACTATTTCGCGGGACCGAAGAAGGGCAAGGTCGAGATCGTCATGGACAATCTGCCGGGCTACCCCGACAACATCAATCTCGCTTCGGACGGTAATTACTGGCTGGCGCTGGTCGGCATGCGCAGCCCCTCGCTCGACCTTGCCTGGAAGATGCCGGGCTTCCGGCGCCGCATGGGCAAGCGCGTGCCCGTGGACGAATGGCTGTTCCCCAACATCAACACCGGCTGCGTGGTCAAATTCAACGAGCAGGGCAGGATCCTCGAATCGTTCTGGGACCTGCACGGCGAGAACCATCCGATGATCACCTCGATGCGCGAGCATCGCGGCTATCTCTATCTCGGCGGCATCCTCAACAACCGGATCGGCCGCTACAAGCTCGACAACGCCGATCCGAACTTCGTCCAGTATGACAAGCGGTGGGGGAAGCAGTCGTGATCGCAGCCGTCAGGGAATTCGCCAACCGATTTCTCGGCCGCGGCGACGCTACCATCACCGTGCCGTCCTTCGACGGCGCTTTGAAGCCCAACCAGAAGCTGGAATCCGCCGAGACCTTGCTGACATGCGAGGCTCCCGAAGACCTCGCCACCGATGGAAGCAATCTCTTCATCGCGGACGGACAGCGGCTGATGCGTCTCGACGGCAGCGCGGCGTCGGAAGTCCGCAGCTTCGCGCGGCCGATCTCGGCGCTGTGTGCCCTCCCCGGCGGCGGCCTTGCCGTGGCGCTCGGAGGACGCGAGGTGCGTCTTTACGCAGACCCCTCTGCCGAGCAGCCCAACGTGACATTCGCGGATGCTGCCTTCAATGCAGTCAACGCACTGGCGCTGGCGAGTGACAACACGCTCATCGCAACGGACGGCTCGGCGACCTGCGGCGTCGACGACTGGGCGCGCGACCTGATGGAGCTCAACCGGAGCGGCCGGGTGTTCAGGCTCGATCCCGCCAGCAAGAGCGTGACAATTCTGGCCCAAGGACTCGGCCATGCCTTCGGTGCCTGCGCACATGGCAATGGCGTGCTGGTCAGCGAGAGCTGGCGCCATCGTCTCATGCTGGAGGCGCCGGGCACATCGCCGCGGGCCGTGCTCGGTCACCTGCCGGTCTATCCGTCACGGCTGTCGAAGGCTTCCGGCGGCGGTTACTGGCTCACCGCCTTCACCGCGCGCACCCAGCTGATCGAATTCGTGCTGCGCGAGCCGGCTTACCGCCGCCGCATGATGGCCGAGATTGATCCCGCTTACTGGGTCGCACCGCGCCTGCGGTCGGGCTTCTCGTTCAAGGAGCCGATGCAGGGCGCGCACATCAAGACCATGGGCGTGATCAAGCCGTGGGCGCCGCCGCGCTCCTACGGCCTCGTCATTCGCCTGAACGCCGAAGGCCAGCCGCTTTATTCGCTGCACAGCCGGGTCGACGGCGTCAATCACGGCGTCGTTGCGGCGATCGAGATGGGCCGCGATCTCATTCTGATCGCGAAAGGACCTGGCCGCGTACTGCGACTGCCACTCGATGGCCTTGCCGAGGAGTTTTGCTCATGAGCGACGTCATGCTCTCGCTACGCAAGGCGACAAAGCTCTACGCCGGCGTGCCCGCCATCGACGGGGTCGACTTCGACCTCCGCCGCGGTGAAATCCACGCGCTGGTCGGCGAGAACGGTGCGGGCAAGTCCACCCTGACCAAGGTGATGGCGGGCGTGGTGACGCTGACCTCGGGCACCATGACAATCGACGGCGCCGACGTCGCACCAAGAACGCCGCTTGAGGCGCGCAACCTCGGCATCGCCATGGTGTTCCAGGAGAACAGCCTGGTGCCGACCATGACGGTGGCACAGAATCTATTTCTCGGGCAGGAGAAGTTCTACAACCGCCTGCGCGGCATCTACATCGCCGCGCAGCAGTTTCTGCAATCGCTCAATTTCGACGTCACGCCGACCGCCACCGTAAGCGGCCTCGGCGCGGCCAAGAAGCAGATGGTCGAGATCGCGCGCGCGGTCCTGCACCGCGCCAAGGTGATCATCTTCGATGAGCCGACCGCATCGCTGACGCCGGAGGAGAAGAAGTACTTCTTCGACCTGGTCCGCGATCTCAGGAAGCGCGGCGTCTCGATCGTCTTCATCTCGCACGCCCTGGAGGAGGCCCTGTTGCTGGCCGACCGCATCACGGTGCTGCGCGACGGCAAGCACGTCGTGACGGACGACGCGGCCAAATTCGACCGTGCCGCCATCGTGCAGGCCATGGTCGGGCGCGACCTCTCCAACACGCTCTACGGCGCGCGGAAGGGCACCGTGCGGCCGGCCGGCGCGCGCGTACTCACGGTCCAGAATCTGAAGATGGCGCCGATGGTGAAGAACAATTCGCTGTCGGTCTTCGCGGGACAGATCACCGGCGTGTTCGGCCTCGTCGGCGCGGGCCGCACCGAGACGTTCAAGATCGTCTCCGGCGTGCTCAAGCGCGACTTCTTCCACGGCGGCGAGATTCTGC
This genomic stretch from Bradyrhizobium sp. CCGB12 harbors:
- a CDS encoding AMP-binding protein produces the protein MSPITIRFTQPVQTIADIEALEQRPYDSLVPARNLLDLFDATARLHPDRPALTVLTKGSREPGDVTLTHPQLLAEITRAANLFRLHGIGTSGGTAAFLCPILRPLFPALLGAQVAGVASSINYLLNEDAIVDLLEAQNATVLVIPAEAADRAIWAKAANVAKRVPSLKSIFVIGTSGILPKGFLNFDEAIAGARDTLDFEPSADREAICALFHTGGTTGRPKLVRLTHGNQIHAAWSFAQVHGLDELDAAVNGFPLFHVGGTMTLGLSILAAGGHVIIPSPYSLRSPDAIRDYWHTVERFRATIVSGVPTSIAALAEVPIGSSDISSVRMALTGGAVAPKAVSERFQARTGITLFETYGMTETAAAIAFNPGRGTPVQGSVGFRAPFAQTRIVALDDVGLRTECPPLTSGLVLARGPQVFPGYLDPQHNKGVLTDDHWIVTGDVGYLTADQRLVLTGREKDLIVRGGHNIDPAAIEDVANAFPGVQMSSAVGMPDAYAGEVPILFVVPSPGQTIDLAQLREHLERNVNEPPAKPKRVVLLEALPVTAVGKIFKPTLRDLAVQEKVRTEIDRIFGPDTMADIVVEKDARLNTLVHISIDSNDQDRVKALTESLTPLPQTYRITTRSS
- a CDS encoding ABC transporter permease, producing MKRIRFNQQEIVFAVFALLFLVFSIFLRGFLTPENMLTLLQNVSVLGILGLAMAIVVIGRGIDISLIAALAVPPGLVLQMVQNGHSMPASLLTALLLTIAFGLVNGWLIAYAEVPSLFATLATGLLLAGLGQAALFQLDVVQWSPGMDGFEKLGQGTILGIPTSIVMFAIACIVVAFLLRRTRWGAYIYAIGDNPFAARVTGIPSRPIIVLQYVITALIGCFAGLVMAASVNSMPTRIFNSTLIYDVILVVVLGGIGLSGGRGGVLNVVIGTLVIGTMLNGMTIMDISYAGQNLIKGVVLLLAVITDSFLNPRNEETAQQGDI
- a CDS encoding sugar ABC transporter substrate-binding protein; its protein translation is MKHFGTPTKALVAALGLAAMTAPALAQQGLDEPFQKPFKEALAGKTVAYVPVAMNFDLTEGWYAGLKKELEPFGVKFVIRDANWNTNAGAQAVTSLISEKPAVIVVHNPDVQTYAKLLQRAENEGIYVIQINMGSAYRSSAFVGANWVEIGERQTEGVVKACEGKSNKIAIIQGALSAAASAYTLKGVENVLAKHPEIKVVSSQAADWDAAKAKAITQTVLKQNPDLCGIVGFWDGMDIGTAAAVKEAGLTGKVFVATSGGGERKGACELVKSGAFDLNMSYDVPTQAAQMAGTIKWLLSSGVKPGSVKGSEYTTLIPITKENADSQMACWNLSDLKK
- a CDS encoding SMP-30/gluconolactonase/LRE family protein; translation: MPMRDTLTSLRYRYWPDHLLGEILSKRWTETAIPVILLLIVGLALSRSIDNFLSPASLADTARQAGEIGFIALGLALVVIVGGIDLSVGSIFALTDFCALYCLDVLGWPVPAVVAATLLCGALLGAVNGVLIGYLRLRAFITTLITLIIYRSAYDLLIQRYSNAIASAFPDIPSWDFIGGGSVFGIPTVALVYIVIAIFGHIFMTRLRPGWHITAIGGSRRSAYNSGIPVRRTIALCYVASGVLTSIGALFFASRLGTVGGDIGVGLEVIVLTATVLGGITLGGGKGSVAKSAVGVLIVLLITNGLTTMNARGGVNRMALAGILLVAAMVDIRWQKNRTRIISKVYVAPTYHSLPPPPPTEIGQGGPFEQNDKLRNVEAIGLGRIEAPEDVILDRHDNLYAGSRHGDIMRFLAPDYQKMEVFAHIGGQPLGMAFDRRDNLYVCIGGMGLYRIKPDGTVEKATDETNRSMRSVNDDSRLRLADDLDITDDGLIFFSEATVRYEMDEWPIDGLEARGNGRIISYDTKTGVTRTELRGLKFPNGICVASDGQSILFAETFGCSIKRYYFAGPKKGKVEIVMDNLPGYPDNINLASDGNYWLALVGMRSPSLDLAWKMPGFRRRMGKRVPVDEWLFPNINTGCVVKFNEQGRILESFWDLHGENHPMITSMREHRGYLYLGGILNNRIGRYKLDNADPNFVQYDKRWGKQS
- a CDS encoding sugar ABC transporter ATP-binding protein, with amino-acid sequence MSDVMLSLRKATKLYAGVPAIDGVDFDLRRGEIHALVGENGAGKSTLTKVMAGVVTLTSGTMTIDGADVAPRTPLEARNLGIAMVFQENSLVPTMTVAQNLFLGQEKFYNRLRGIYIAAQQFLQSLNFDVTPTATVSGLGAAKKQMVEIARAVLHRAKVIIFDEPTASLTPEEKKYFFDLVRDLRKRGVSIVFISHALEEALLLADRITVLRDGKHVVTDDAAKFDRAAIVQAMVGRDLSNTLYGARKGTVRPAGARVLTVQNLKMAPMVKNNSLSVFAGQITGVFGLVGAGRTETFKIVSGVLKRDFFHGGEILLHDKPVRYRVPAPAVKAGIAYVTEDRKVEGFFETSSIARNIYLGLLSKFPRGRMLLSRRETDTVGKSWIEKLRVRAIGDQAKVVELSGGNQQKVVIAKSLVQEPDLIIFDEPTRGVDVGAIVEIHELINQLADEGKAVVVISSYLPEIMALSDRILVSRQGKVVEEFSALDATEERIMYAAIH